One region of Solanum pennellii chromosome 6, SPENNV200 genomic DNA includes:
- the LOC107021746 gene encoding heat stress transcription factor A-6b-like has product MDHFGNLIKEEFDGSFLMPQPKECLHENGPPPFLTKTYELVDDPSNNDVVSWSRGYNSFIVWDPQNLAINFLPRYFKHNNFSSFVRQLNTYGFRKVNPDHWEFANEGFLRGKKHLLRTIRRRKPSNFIKSSSSINNQGMDSSSSSSSSCVELGRFGSFDGEIDELRRDKQVLMIELVKLKQHQKATKSQLQAMEQKLQGTEIKQEQIMSFLAKALHNPNFVEQIMQQNDKRKQLEEAMKKKRRRPIDYHEAGPSNIIKLEPQDHDIINNEFDDDLQVAMNMSHGNTLINLEEENNEGFWEDMLNENSNVEDEIMALLGVNNEQEDEQLHVDVFSD; this is encoded by the exons ATGGATCATTTTGGTAATTTAATAAAAGAAGAGTTTGATGGATCATTTTTGATGCCTCAACCAAAGGAGTGTCTTCATGAGAATGGACCTCCACCATTTCTTACAAAAACATATGAACTTGTGGATGATCCAAGTAACAACGACGTCGTTTCTTGGAGTAGAGGTTACAATAGTTTCATAGTATGGGATCCCCAGAATTTGGCCATTAATTTTCTACCAAGGTATTTCAAGCATAACAATTTCTCAAGCTTTGTCAGGCAGCTCAATACTTAT GGATTTAGGAAAGTAAATCCAGACCATTGGGAATTTGCTAATGAAGGTTTTTTGAGAGGGAAAAAGCATCTCTTGAGAACAATAAGGAGAAGAAAACCAAGTAATTTCATCAAGTcttcatcatcaattaataatcaaggtatggattcttcttcatcatcatcatcatcatgtgTTGAGTTGGGAAGGTTTGGATCATTTGATGGAGAAATCGATGAATTAAGACGCGACAAGCAGGTTCTCATGATTGAACTTGTTAAACTTAAACAGCATCAAAAGGCTACTAAATCACAACTTCAAGCTATGGAACAAAAGCTTCAAGGGACAGAAATCAAACAGGAGCAAATAATGAGTTTTTTGGCTAAAGCATTACATAATCCAAATTTTGTGGAGCAAATAATGcaacaaaatgataaaaggaaacAACTTGAAGAagcaatgaagaagaagagaaggaggcCAATTGATTATCATGAAGCTGGTCCtagtaatataattaagttagaacCTCAAGATcatgatattattaataatgaATTTGATGATGATTTACAAGTGGCTATGAACATGTCACATGGGAACACATTAATCAATttggaagaagaaaataatgaaggaTTTTGGGAGGATATGCTGAATGAGAATAGTAATGTTGAAGATGAGATTATGGCTTTGCTTGGTGTTAATAATGAACAAGAAGATGAACAACTTCATGTGGATGTTTTCtctgattaa
- the LOC107022582 gene encoding calmodulin-like protein 8, whose translation MGDVLNNDQIVELQEAFSLFDRDGDGCITVEELATVIRSLDQNPTEEELQDMITEVDSDGNGTIEFTEFLNLMAKKMKDTDAEEELKEAFKVFDKDQNGYISANELRHVMINLGEKLTDEEVEQMIKEADLDGDGQVNFDEFVKMMMNV comes from the exons atgGGAGATGTATTGAACAATGATCAAATTGTTGAATTGCAAGAAGCCTTCAGTCTATTTGACAGAGATGGAGATG GTTGCATAACGGTAGAGGAATTAGCAACAGTAATAAGGTCATTGGATCAAAATCCAACAGAGGAAGAACTGCAGGATATGATAACTGAAGTTGATTCTGATGGCAATGGAACCATTGAATTCACTGAATTCTTGAACCTTATGGCCAAGAAAATGAAG GATACTGATGCAGAGGAGGAACTTAAGGAGGCTTTCAAGGTGTTTGACAAAGATCAAAATGGTTACATATCTGCTAACGAG CTAAGGCATGTGATGATAAATCTTGGGGAGAAATTAACAGATGAAGAAGTTGAACAGATGATTAAAGAAGCAGATTTGGATGGTGATGGTCAAGTCAACTTTGATGaatttgttaaaatgatgatgaatgtttga